A section of the Festucalex cinctus isolate MCC-2025b chromosome 7, RoL_Fcin_1.0, whole genome shotgun sequence genome encodes:
- the LOC144022301 gene encoding cholecystokinin-like, which yields MAAGMNVVIYVVVFLTALSKVSLSLPTQSLTTPDRSDGEAVVSGGPSSNHTRQARSAGELPSAQLDTYKQSPEDAAAFDTLSQLLVRLISRKGMPYQSRSPIASRASGLAAEHRIKDRDYEGWMDFGRRSAEALYYS from the exons ATGGCTGCAG GCATGAATGTAGTTATCTACGTGGTCGTTTTCCTGACTGCCCTGTCTAAGGTGTCCCTGAGTCTCCCCACACAATCCCTT ACGACCCCCGACAGATCTGACGGCGAGGCCGTGGTGTCGGGCGGCCCGTCATCCAACCACACGCGCCAGGCCCGCTCTGCCGGAGAGCTCCCCTCGGCGCAGCTGGACACCTACAAGCAATCCCCGGAAGACGCGGCGGCTTTCGACACTTTGAGCCAGCTCCTGGTCAGACTCATCTCCAGAAAAG GCATGCCCTACCAAAGCAGATCACCCATCGCAAGCAGAGCCAGCGGTCTAGCAGCCGAGCACAGGATAAAGGACCGAGATTACGAGGGCTGGATGGACTTTGGAAGGCGCAGCGCAGAGGCGTTATACTATTCCTAA